AGGTGCAGCGCGCCGAGCGCCTCGCTCTGGCCGGCGAGCTGGCGGCCGGCCTCGCCCATGAGATCCGCAACCCGATGATGGCGGTAAAGGGGTTTGCCCAGTTGCTCCGCGAGGAGATCACCCCGGCGGAGCAGAGCGAGTATACGGATATCATTATCAAAGAGACGGCCCGCATGAACCGCCTTATCGAGGAGCTGCTGACTTTCGCCCGCCCGCCCGCTTCGGGGGTGGGGCCGGCCGATATCAATACGGTGGTGGCCGATTCGCTGCTGCTGATCGAGCCCAAGGCGGCCCGCAGCCGCATCGAGATTGTCCGCTCGTTCGCCCCCGGCTTGCCGATGGTGAATGTGGACAGCGAACGCTTTAAGCAGGTGCTGATCAATGTGCTGATCAACGCGGGCCAGGCGGTCGACCATGACGGGGAAATCAATATCCGCACGTTTTTCGATGCCGGCGACCGCACGGTGCGCGTGAGCATCGCCGACACCGGCGTGGGCATCGCCCCGGAAAATGTCGGCAAGCTGTTCGATCCGTTTTTCACCACGAAGGACGACGGCACCGGTCTTGGCCTGTCAGTGGCCGACCGGCTGATGGAGAGCTGGGGCGGCAAGATTCTCGTCGATTCTACCTTAGGGCGGGGCAGCGTTTTCACGCTTGTTCTGCCGGCGCTGGAGGGAGATAGCCATGAATGCCAATAATCGTGTGCTGGTGGTGGATGACGAACTGAGCGTCCGCCGACTTATCGAGGAGGTTGTCCGCAAGGCGGGCTATAGTGTGTTTCTGGCCGAAAATGGCCGGGAGGCGGTGGAGAAGGCCCGGCAGATAAAGCCGGCGGTGATTGTGATGGATATCAAGATGCCGGTGATGGACGGGATGGAGGCTTTCGAGATTATCCGCGGCGAGCAGCCTCATACGGCGGTTGTCCTGATGACCGCCCACGGGACGGTGGATACGGCGGTCGAGGCGATGAAGAACGGGGCGTTCGATTATCTCGTTAAGCCATATAATGTCGCCGAGCTGAGGATTATCCTCGACAGAGCCTTCCAGCTCCAGAATCTGCGGGATGAGGTAACGGCGCTCAGGACGGAGGTTCAGGACAAGTATAAGCTCGGCAATATAATCGGCACGAGCGCGGTGATGCAGGAGGTGTACAAGAAGGTGGGCCGGGTGGCCCAGACGAACGCGACTGTGTTGGTGACCGGCGAAAGCGGCAGCGGTAAGGAGCTGATCGCAAAGATTATTCATAACAACAGCCTGCGCCGCGACGGGCCGTTCATCAAGGTGAACTGCGGCGCGCTGCCCGAGGGGCTGCTGGAGAGCGAGCTGTTCGGCTACGAGAAGGGGGCGTTCACGGGGGCGGTAGCCCGTAAGCCGGGCCGGTTCGAGCTGGCCGACCGGGGGACGATTTTCTTCGACGAGGTCGGCGAGCTCACGCCCGCGCTGCAGGTGAAGCTGCTGGGGGTGCTGCAGGAGCGGGAGTTCGAGCGGGTGGGCGGCACGGAGACGATTAAGGTGGATGTGCGGATAATCGCGGCGACCAACCGCGACCTCGAGGCCATGGTCCGCAGCGGCTTTTTCCGCGAGGATCTTTATTACCGGCTGAAGGTGGTGCCTATCCACGTGCCGCCGCTGCGCGAGCGCGAGGAGGACATCCCGCTGCTGATCGATTATTTCCTGCGCCATTTCGCCGCCGAAGCTCACCGCGAACCGCCGCCCATCACCGCCGAGGCGGCCGAGCAGCTCAGGCGGCACCGTTGGCCGGGGAACGTGCGCGAGCTGGCCAACGCTTTGGAGCGGGCGGTGATTATGTCGAGCGGCGTGATCGGCGTCCATGATCT
The sequence above is drawn from the Sporomusaceae bacterium genome and encodes:
- a CDS encoding sigma-54 dependent transcriptional regulator; its protein translation is MNANNRVLVVDDELSVRRLIEEVVRKAGYSVFLAENGREAVEKARQIKPAVIVMDIKMPVMDGMEAFEIIRGEQPHTAVVLMTAHGTVDTAVEAMKNGAFDYLVKPYNVAELRIILDRAFQLQNLRDEVTALRTEVQDKYKLGNIIGTSAVMQEVYKKVGRVAQTNATVLVTGESGSGKELIAKIIHNNSLRRDGPFIKVNCGALPEGLLESELFGYEKGAFTGAVARKPGRFELADRGTIFFDEVGELTPALQVKLLGVLQEREFERVGGTETIKVDVRIIAATNRDLEAMVRSGFFREDLYYRLKVVPIHVPPLREREEDIPLLIDYFLRHFAAEAHREPPPITAEAAEQLRRHRWPGNVRELANALERAVIMSSGVIGVHDLPGLSADGVQPQVAIPHSGTLRDIMHHVEKQVISRALKACGGNRGKTALTLDISRRALQYKIDEHGLGKAALEGDQSAE